TCACCAATATAGTTATCTGACAGGCTGACACACAAAGATAAAGAAGTTAAATGATGTCCCAGTCTGTGTTTTACACAGAAATCTGGGTCAACACTCTCCTCTTCTAATGattgagagagaaacaggttCACTTCATATCATAGCTCATGATATCAGTATGTTTCATCAGTATGTTTCCTCTGAACCAGTTCAGGAAGTAGAATAAGCTGAACTTTGTGAGGACAATATAATAAAGGTGTCTTTACAAACCAATCAGCACTTTGAACCCTCTctatacagtgctttcggaaagtattcagaccccttgacttattgttacatatgttacgttacagccttattctaaattggattaaatcattttttccctcatcaatccacacacaatactgacaaatcaaaaatagtttttttatacattttagcaaatttaaTACAAATTatgaacagaaataccttatttacacaagtattcagactcttttctATGCGACTTGaacttgagctcaggtgcatcctgttcccattgatcatccttgagatgtttctacaacttgattagagtccatctgtggtgaattcaattgattggacatgatttagaaagtcacacacttgtctatataaggtcccacagttgacagtgcatgtcagagcaaaaaccaagagttcaaaagaattgtccgtagagctctgagacaggagcttgtgtcgaggcacagatctggggaagtataccaaaacatttttgcagcattgaaggtccccaagaacacagtggcatccatcattctcaaatgaaaaaagtttggaaccgagctggtcgcccggccaaactgagcaatcggtggagaagggccttggtcagggaggtgaccaagaacccgatggtcactctgacagagctccagagttcctctgttgagatgggagaaccttccagaaggacaatcatctctgcagcactccaccaagcaggcctttatggtagagtggccagacggaagccactcctcagtaaaaggcacatgacagcccgcttagagtaggccaaaaggcacctaaaggactctcaccataagaaacaagattctctggcctgaatgacaagggtcacgtctggagaaacttggcaccatccctatggtgaagcatggtggtggcagcatcaagctgtggggactagtcaggatcgagggaaagatgaatggagcaaagtacagagagatccttgatgaaaacctgctccagagcgctcaggacctcagactggacaacgaccctaagcacacagccaagacaatgcaggagtggcttcaggacaagtctctgaacgtccttgagtggcccagacagagcttggacttgaaccggatcgaacatctctggagagacctgaacatttaaaaattgtattttttttatttcaccaacCAGGtcagccagttgagaacaagttttcatttacaactacgacctggccaagataaagcaaggcagtgcgacaaaaacaataacagagttacacataaacaaacgtcaagtcaataacacaacataAAAATCTAtgtatagtgtgtgcaaatgtagaataatagttgtgcagcgacgctccctatcaaatctgacagagtttgagaggatctgcagagtagaatgggagaaacactccaaatacaggtgttccaagcttgtagcgtcatacccaagaaaactctaggctgtaatagcttccaaaggtgcttcaacaaagtactgagtaaagggtctgaatacttatgtaaatgtgacattgctttgtcattatggggtattttgtgtagattgacgaggggggCAAAAATGAATtcatattagaataaggctgtaacgtaacaaaatgtgaaaaaagtcaaggggtctgaatactttccgaatacactgtacctCTTTCATGATGACAAATTTAAAATGTCTGCCTTAATCCTAAACACACCAAAGTTGTACCCAGGAAGCCCATTGGAATATTACCTGGTACTTTGACAGGTTCTAACATTGGATCATTTGACAGATTGCTGATGCATGTCTTAGCTTAATTTGACACATTCAATTATGTTGACTATTTTTTTGTCCAAGTCTGTTCCCTAGCCATTCCTCCAGTTCAAAAATCCCTGGAGCCTACCTGATCTTCCTCAGGCCTGTCCATGTGGGCAGGTGTTTGATAAGCTCCTCCACTCCTTTATCTGACATCCTCATCCCCTCCAACCTGCAGGCCAGACACACATGGACAATACCACATCAGAAGTGATGGCTAGTTCATGCAGAAGTCAGATACTACTTGACATGCGTGTTATCATTATTCTACTCACTCAATCTCCTCCATTGCTCTGAGCCCCTCCAGAGAGGCCAGTAGGACCAGTGTGGTCCCCTCCCCTGGGGATCCAGTCACCATGGTTACATACTTATTCAGACTACGGACAGATCACAAATCATTGGCAAAGATAACTCTACACCACATTTGTCCCAGGCATGGCAAAGCCCACTACATTCTCTATCAGGAAGCTCTACTCACTTTAGCCTCTTCAAGAAggtcatagtccctgtgccaaggAGGCTGTGCTCTCTTGATCCAGCTGTGCAGAGTCAAGGCTGTGGACAGGATACAGGTATTTAGCTCATACCCTTACCCCAGGACACACAGTATATCATAGGAATAGCTGTCAGTCATGGTGGTCATGCTGTGCTGCAGTGGGAGGTCAGAGTTGGTGAGGGAATCTCAAGAGCGAAAGTTTTTTACCTGATCCCctccagagagagacactgtccaAGCCCTTTGACCAGGTCCAATGCTCCTTCAGCTGTCCAACCAGAGCACAGGGACAGACTGGGGGACAGAGGGATCCGCATAAGTattgttgtgtcactggccagGTGGGGgaatacaggtaggggtggtatgtaGAGAAACAAAGCGTGTCAGTTATTACTTGATTGTTCTGATATTAGGTAGGTTCTGGAGTGTTCTGGTCAGATCTACAGCTCCTCTGTCACTGATCACATCACCAGAAGAACTAAGGGGGAGGGAGTGGTGAAAGGTCAGAGTCAGGGCCAGAAATGAAACATAAGTAGGAATAGAGAGAATTGACAATCACTTACTTGAAGCTCTCAATGCTTTTAGCCTGCAACAACCCCTCGGCAAGGAGCAATACCACATCTTCAGATGTTTCCTTTGACTCAAGACTACAGAAAAATATAAACATGTTTATATTTTTCATGTGCAGCCTAAGATATTCATCTTTGGCCTACAAAACCCATGTAAAGCTCTTCCAACCCCCAAATTCACAACAACATAAGCCTCACCAGAGTTTCCTCAGACTAACTAAGGATGGTAGGACAGAGCAGAGCAACTCTGCTCCCACTCTACCAATGCTGTTGTGTGGCAAACTAGAGGAAAATAAGAAATAGGTATAACTTAATAAAACTAAATTAAATGAGACATTACAAACACTTTAACCACTTCCAAAGTATTCCCAGGTCCCTTCTCGCAGATACTTACTCTAGGTCCTGCAGCAAAGAGGGCATCTCTGGAGCACAGTCTGCAGAGACACTAGGTGGTGCCCTTGTACTGCACAGTCTGCAGAGACACTAGGTGGTGCCCTTGTACTGCACAGTCTACTAGGCTGAAACACAAGAGGCAGGAACATACAACAGGGAGAATATGCAGTAACCAATTGTGAGCCATCTTACACACATTCCTGTTGATGTAGGAATAACAGAGGACTCTGCTTTCACCTGATGGTCACGGTAGACAAAGAGCTAGCCGTGTCTGCAGAATCACCACTGAAACACAAATGAAGCCAGCTCAGTTAAAACAGAAAGAGCTGTTATCTTTATCTTCACATCTAAAAATATTTTGCAAATAGACAACGAAAATGTATTTTAGCTTTACCTGGTAGGAGTGTGATTTGTGCGTTTTTCCAAAGTAatgtgtacagtggtgtggtttacCCTGCAAAATAAGTTCACACATACATTATGAATATCATGTTCTATTTTACTATACTTCTAAATATTACCCCAATGCCAACATGAATTCTCACCTGATGGTGTGTATGTTGTGGTTCAGGTTCAAGCAGCAGGAGACCAGGTTAACAGCTGCTTCTGCTGTGATCCACGTCTCCTCAATACTGATGGGAAATACACACAGCCTGTTAACCTGaatcatacacactcacacaagaGATCCCACACACAAATGCTATTCCCATATCCTCCTCACCTGATATAGTGTTGGACATGACCACACCTCAGCTGCTTCACCAAGTCTTCAATCACCTGAACATTCAGTCCGTTGTTTCTTATACTGAAGGGAAAAAGTCAGTAATTTCACTTCCAATAACTTGCAGAGTCAATCaccagtgtatgtgtgtatatgtgtgtctgtgtgtgtctgtgtgtgtgtgtgtgtgcttgcgtgagtgcgtgcgtgcgtgctcacTTCAGGGTGTGTAATGAGGACAGGGCAGTCAGGCTGTTCTGTAGAGCCAAAAGGCCTTCTCTCTGCATGGTGTTACAGGATAACCTACATACACAAGAGAAAACAGTGTTCCCCAGAATCATAGAGGAAAAAATactataaagtgttggtcccatgtttcatgagctgaaataaaagataccagaaatgttccatacacacaaaaagcttatttctctcatattCTTTGCACATtatttttacatccctgttagtgagcatttctcctttgccaagataatccatccacctaacagatgtggcatatcaagaagcagattaaacagcatgatcaccacacaggtgcaccttgtgctggggacaataaaaagccattctaacatgtgcagttttgtcacacaacacaatgccacagatgtctgaagttgagggagcatgcaatgggcatgctgactacaggaatgcctaccagagaattgaatgtccatttctctaccataagccgcttccaacttagttttagagaatttggtctcacaaccgcagaccaggtgtaaccacaccggcccaggacctccacatccggtttcttcacctgcgggatcgtctgaggggagagggggctgaggaatatttatgtctgtaatatagcccttTTGTATGAAAACAGTCATTCTGATTGACTGGGC
This is a stretch of genomic DNA from Oncorhynchus nerka isolate Pitt River linkage group LG25, Oner_Uvic_2.0, whole genome shotgun sequence. It encodes these proteins:
- the LOC115108902 gene encoding protein NLRC5-like isoform X2 translates to MQREGLLALQNSLTALSSLHTLNIRNNGLNVQVIEDLVKQLRCGHVQHYISIEETWITAEAAVNLVSCCLNLNHNIHTIRVNHTTVHITLEKRTNHTPTSGDSADTASSLSTVTISLVDCAVQGHHLVSLQTVQYKGTT